The window ACGAAAAAGGACACCCAAGCCAAGGTGCCCCAGTTCTATTCAATTTTTAACGTTTCGTGTTATACTGTTCATAGGTTATTACGTTCTTAAAGTCGTCCTGCTCGACGACAATAGTCTTGGTGTAGTGGGGTTTAGCCGACCCTACTATTTTTTTTATGTCCGAATATACCATGTCTTTTCTTTCAGGCATAACAATGCCTTTCGACTTCCGATATAGGTTCATGCCGCTAGGATAATAATGCAATCTCCCACCCTTGATGAACTTCTTTTTCTGACCATCAACCTCTATTGTTTTAACCTCGATACCACCATCTAATTTTTGAATATCCGTATCCTCTTTTAACTCAACATCAGCTAAGTAAGCAGACAAATAAGCACCGATATTATCGACACCACGCAAGGACTTAATCTTGATAAATCCATGTCCCCACATTTCAGCTACCGCATTAGGAGGTACATAAATACTCTGTCCTACACAATCATTGAATCTAATCAATAAGTGATGGTGCCAG of the Exiguobacterium sp. FSL W8-0210 genome contains:
- a CDS encoding rolling circle replication-associated protein is translated as MNHIVEVQHMERMNRSNNIRKLDKDTYLNISTGEVLEFKQSEVRSESFNSLRQTFKKMRYLINANFLGEGNELHITLTYHKNMTDRKVLYTDFDKFMKKFRYKYGKEYGSIDYMTIVEPQERGAWHHHLLIRFNDCVGQSIYVPPNAVAEMWGHGFIKIKSLRGVDNIGAYLSAYLADVELKEDTDIQKLDGGIEVKTIEVDGQKKKFIKGGRLHYYPSGMNLYRKSKGIVMPERKDMVYSDIKKIVGSAKPHYTKTIVVEQDDFKNVITYEQYNTKR